One genomic window of Triplophysa rosa linkage group LG11, Trosa_1v2, whole genome shotgun sequence includes the following:
- the rab3db gene encoding RAB3D, member RAS oncogene family, b, whose amino-acid sequence MATVTDSRLQPSQKDAADQNFDYMFKLLIIGNSSVGKTSFLFRYADDSFTPAFVSTVGIDFKVKTVFRNNKRIKLQIWDTAGQERYRTITTAYYRGAMGFLLMYDITNQDSFSTVQDWATQIKTYSWDNAQVILVGNKCDLEDDRLVTTEDGLRLADELGFQFFEASAKDNVNVKQVFERLVDVICDKMNESTDGDVVSDHKDTRLQDTSPEDRSACAC is encoded by the exons ATGGCGACAGTGACCGACTCGCGTTTGCAGCCGTCGCAGAAAGACGCGGCCGACCAAAACTTCGACTACATGTTCAAACTTCTCATCATCGGTAACAGCAGCGTCGGTAAAACCAGCTTCCTGTTTCGCTACGCGGATGATTCCTTCACACCGGCCTTCGTCAGCACAGTGGGCATCGACTTCAAGGTGAAAACCGTTTTTCGCAATAACAAGAGGATCAAGCTACAGATCTGG GACACGGCCGGACAGGAGCGCTACAGAACCATCACTACAGCGTACTATAGAGGAGCCATGGGCTTCCTGCTGATGTATGACATCACAAACCAGGACTCGTTCAGTACTGTCCAGGACTG GGCCACCCAGATCAAGACGTACTCGTGGGATAACGCACAGGTGATTCTGGTGGGCAACAAATGTGACCTCGAAGACGACAGACTCGTAACGACCGAGGACGGTCTGAGGCTGGCAGATGAACTCG GTTTCCAGTTCTTTGAGGCCAGCGCCAAAGACAACGTCAACGTAAAGCAGGTTTTCGAGCGTCTGGTGGACGTCATCTGTGACAAAATGAACGAAAGCACGGATGGAGACGTTGTGTCGGACCACAAAGACACCCGTCTGCAGGACACGTCCCCTGAGGATCGCAGCGCCTGCGCCTGCTAA